Within the Chiloscyllium plagiosum isolate BGI_BamShark_2017 chromosome 31, ASM401019v2, whole genome shotgun sequence genome, the region TGAGCTAATCACCCTCAATGTTTAGACTCACTCATAACCAACACAGTCAGACATCacttgacaccaggttatagtcgaacaggtttatttgaaatcacaagctttcagagtgttgtcccttcatcaggtgaagtgagagagaagcacacacacacaatgtatgggcagagagatcaaaagatcatacaaatggtgtgaatggagtgtcgaataataagtctctgcaggtgatcaaaagtgtcagatggtgtgagtaaagtgtcaacagctgaataacaagcaaagggatgacctatgaactgtttaaatgaggcagagagatgattacaaaaaattaaaaataaggtggtgctggagacaaaccaaatgactggaataacatgatagttaTAAGAGTCACttgctgagggtctaaccaaagtagtAATTATTCCAAAGCTGTACAAACTAATATGGTAGAGAGATCTTAACAAGTTATCAAGACGAttgtgtcaaaacaggacagcaaGGATGAttttacagaacagtgtggtAGGGTAacatgtttgattagattccctacagtgtggaaacaggccctttggcccaacaagtataGACCGACCCTcagaacagtaacccacccagacccatttcactctgaatgatgcacccaacactacaggtaatttaacatgcccaattcaccctaacctgcacatctttggattgtgggaggaaacccatgcagacacagggagaatgtataaactccacccagacagtcatccgaggctggaattgaacctggatccctggcgttgggaggcagcagtgctaaaccactgagccaccgtgccgccccacatgTACCCAAGGTCATGATTAaggctgtcttcatgggtatggaacttgacTATCAGTTTCTGCTGGGCAATTCTGCATTGTTGAGTATCTCAAAGGCCGCCTGGGAGGTTGCTTACCCAaagatcggaggctgaatgtccttgactgctgaagtgttgcctgactaggagggaacactcctgtctggcgACTGTGCTTTCATCTGTTATCATAgcatctgcatggtctcgccaGTATTCCatgcttcagggcatccttgcctacagcATATGAGGTAGACAATATTGGCTGAGTCTCATGAGTATGTACCATCAAcgcagtgggtggtgttcccatgtgtgatAGTAGTATCTGTGTCGATGAtttgacatgtcttgcagaaGTTGCTAAGGCAGGGGTTGTATGGTGTGGTTGAtgctgtcctgaaggctggggAGTTTGCTGCGAATGATGGTCTGTTTGGcggttgtttgaaggtgagaggtggagGTGTACGGAtgatcttggtgagatgctcatcaTCATCAACATGTTAAAGGCTACAAAGAAAATGGCATTGTCCCTCCGCTCCAGGGATGTACTGGATGACAAAGGGTACTCTATTGGTCGTATCCTGTCTCTTGTCGTCTGAGGAGGTTGTTgcagtttctcgctgtggcacgtcgcAACTCACAATCAATGAGTTGAGTGCCGTATCCCGTTCTTATGAGGTCGCCCTTTGAAATCTTTAGGTGTCCGTCccatttcccctcacctgagcAGATCCTGAGTACACACAGGGCCTGTCCGTAGGGAGTGCttctttaatatgttttgggtggaagctagagaagtgcatgatgtgaggttatccgtggccTTGTGGTAGAGTGAGGCACTGAGGTgaccatccttgatggagataagtgtgtccaagaatgagactgattctgaagagtagttcatggtaagtctgatggtagGATGCAACTTGTTGATATTGCTATGTAGTCATTTCAGTGATTCCCTGCCatgagtccagaggaagaaaatgttgttgaTGTATCTGGTGTACAGCATTGGTCGGAGGTCCTGTGCAGTAAAGAGGTTTTGCGCAAACTTGTGCACAAAATGTTGGTCCCCGTGACTGCTCCATTTGTAGCTGttgaaggtgaagatgttgtgatcGAGAATGAAGTGGATGAGTAGTAGGATGGTgcctggagattggcagttgttggtattgactACTGAGGCTGATGCAGTGATTCCATCATCGTGTGGGGTGCTCGTGTAGAGTGccgaaacgtccattgtgacaaaGAATGTTCCTGGTTGACTGGTCCTTGGTGCTGAGTTTcttaagaaatctgtagtgtcgcaaGAGAAGCTGGGGGTTccttgtacaatgggtttcaagatgccctcgacatagccagagaggttctcacacagggtccatTGCCAAATACGAGGGAACAtccaggtgtgttggctttgtgtatcttcagaaggcagtagaattCTCCTGTGtgagaagtacatgggatgagagTACGTAGGATACTCTGAAAGTCTCGATCAAAGTACTTGTTGAGTTGACGcctgtgttctttggtcggatcggcAGGTTGTTGTCTGTAGTGTTTCTGGTTTTTCAGTTGTTGGAATGCATCTTTGCAGTAGTCTGTTCTATTCAGTATGACAATGGCTTCTGCgttgctggtttgatgacaatgttgcaaTTGGTCTTGAGCATGGATGGCGTTGCGTTGTGCTTGGGTGACATTCTGCACAGCCTTCTGAGTGCAGCTGATGATTTGGATGTTAATGCATCTCTTGATGGCTCCAGCATACATGTTGACCCTAGAACAGCATCTTCCAGAGGCATCTAATAGGACTCTTTGGTCGTTGCACCAAGGATCTCTGTCAACTGTTCCGGTTGTCTCATTGGGCTCGCTGCCAAGATCTTGGGGTTCATGGAAGGATTCCCAGAGTCTTATTTGCCTGAAGAATTCCTCTGTGTCTACTGCGAGACCAATGGGTTCCATTTTGGTAGTAGGGCAGAAACTGAGCCCTCGGCTGAGAACCCTGGGTGAAGGGTGCGGTTAGACAAGTTGACAATGGTGACCCCTCCACACTTCTGTATCTGAAAAATCTCCCTTGCTGTCCTGTTTTGACGTCATCTTGACAAcgtgttatgatctctctacattcatttgtttgtacagttttggattactacTTTAGTTAGATCCTCGGCAAGTGACTCTTATAACTATCATGTTATTCCgatcatttggtttgtctccagcaccactttatttttaattttttgtaataatCTCTCTGTCTTATTTAATCGGATTGTAGGTCATTCtttcagctgttgacattttactcacaccgtctgacacttttgatcacctgtagaCTTATTATTCGaaactccactcacaccatttcttttgatctctctgcctataaattctgtgtgtgtgcttctttctcacttcatctgatgaaggggtagtgctctgaaaacttgtgatttcaaataaacctattggacaataacctggtgttgtgagacctctgactttgtccaccccagtccaacacagatacctccacatcataaccaAGACAGTATAAATAATCTCCCAATGGTTCCCTATGCTCTGACACATATGGAGTTAGGTGACTGGTCTGGAAAGACTGTCTGAACTAGTCACTCTTTAAAAATGTATTCCATTAAAATGCCAATATTCTAAATCTCAAACTCAAAATGATATTAATACATACACATATCAGGCATCTTTCACCACAGTAAAGTCCATCTCTGCACTGTCTATGGCAATATTATGtttcctgaaataaggagactaaatctGCATTCAGTTTTCCCGGTCTAACCAAGCTTTCATAAAAGACCTCACCatcttgtactcaaatcctcttgcagtaTAGGCTAACATTCCGTTAACTTTCTAATTGCTCGCTGCATTTGCATGCTCGCCTTCACTGACTTATTCATGAGGTCATCTTTGTAGATCTACGCTTTCCAATCTCTTACCATGTGTTTTTCCTACCAAGTGGATAACGTCACATTTTCTCACAGTATATTTGATTTGTAATCGTGTGGCCCACTGACTAATCCTGTCTAAATTcttctgagagaaagtgaggactgcagatgctggagatcagagctgaaaatgtgttgctggaaaagcgcagcaggtcaggcagcatcaaaggagcaggagaatcggcgtttcgggcatgagcccttcttcaggaagcttctGGAGCTGCTTTACGTCTTCCTCACAACATACATATTCacacttagctttgtatcattcacaaatttgTAAATATTGTTTTAATCCCCATGTCCAAATCAGTGGTATAAATTGTGAACAGCTAAGGCCCAAATACTGATCCTTGTAGTAACTCACGAGTCACAGTCTACAAACATGAGAATGACCTACTTATTCCtaatttgttttctggtttttggcCATTCATTAATCCATGACAGTACATTACCTCCTATGCCAATTTAAATTTTTGTAACCAGCATTCTGTTTGGGATGttatcaaaagacatttgataatctTAAGCAGGCAATGTCCATTGACTTTCTATCAATtttgtcttaaaaaaaactccgacaagtttgtcaaacatgatttcccattcgcaaatccatgctgactgtccaatCAGAACATTATTAACCAGGTACCTCTTTATCCCATCCTTTATAATAAGTTCTAGTACTACTACTTAATGTAAAGTTGTtgggtctgtaattccctgttttctctcttgcttcttttatagaatccctacagtgtgcaaacaggccatttggcccaacaagtccacaccaaccctcctcagagtatcccacccagacctattcccctaccctatcactgtacattcccctgactaatgcacctagcctacacatccctgaacattatgggcaatttagcacagccagctcacctgatctgcacatctttggactatgggaggcacccacgctgacacagggaggatgtgcaaactccacacagacagtcgcacccAGGCTgggattgaatctgggtccctggcgctgtgaggcagcagtgctaaccactgagccaccatgccgactaaatgggtgagattcttaatgagtactttacattggtattaactgaggagagggacatgatggatgttgaggttacagatagatgtttgattTCTCTAgctcaagttggcataaggaaggaggaagtgttcAGTAATCTAAAaggtattaaggtggacaagtcccctggtccggatgggatctatcccaggttactgaggaacGCGAGAGGAAATAGTTAGGGCCTTAGCAGATATCTTTGCAACattcttaaacacaggtgaggtcccagaggactggaggattgctaatgttgtccccttgtttaagaagggtatcagggataattcaggtaattatagacaggtgagcctgacgtcagtgatagggaagctgctggagaagatactagagataggatctatttacatttggaagaaaatgggcgtATCGGTGATTGGCAGCATGGtcttgtgcagggaaggtcatgtcttaccaacgcaatagaattctttgaggaagtggtaAAGTTGATTgtgggaagggctgtagatgtcatacacatggacttcagtaaggtgtttgatgaggtttcccatggtaggctgatggagaatgtgaagttgcatgggatccagggtgtatttgcgagatggatagagaactggctggacaaCAGGTGAAAGTACTAGTGGAAGGGAGTTCCTCAAAACGGAGagctgtgagcagtggtgttccacagggatctgtgttgggaccactgttgtttgtgataaacataaatgatgtggaggaaggtataggtggtctgattagcaagtttcaGATGACaataagattgatggagtagcagatagagaaGGGGACTtacagagaatacagcagaatatagatagattggagagttgggcagagaaatggcagatggagttcaatccaggcaaatgcgaagatccaattcaagagcgactatacagtaaatggaaaagtcctggagaaaattgatgcagagaaagatgagtgttcaggtccattgttccctgaaggtggtaatgcaggtcgatagagtggtcaagaaggcatacggcatgctttccttcactggacggggtattgagtataagaattggcaggtcatgttacaactgtgtaagactttggttcagccacaatttggaatactgcgtacagttctggtcatcacattacgaaaagaatatggatgctttggagagagtgcaggggaggttcaggaggatgttgcctgatatggaaggcctagctatgaagagaggttgagtagattatgattattttcattagaaagacagaggttgagggggggacctgattgaggtgtacaaaatcatgagaggtatagacagggtggatagcaagatgctttttcccagagtgggggactcaattactaggggtcacgagttcaaagtgagaggggaaaagttttagggacatctgtgtgaaaagttctttatgcagagggtggtgggtgcctggaatgcattgccagcggaggtggtagaggctggcatgGTAGCTTCATTTaatatgtatctagacagatacaggAATGGGCAGGGAgaaaagggatacagatccttagaaaatagacggcaggtttagatagtggatctggatcggcacaggcttggaggaccgaagggcccgtttctgtTCTTGTGctctaattttctttgttccttctgAAATAGTGGGGTAACGTTTGCTGCTTTCCAATCCACAAGAATTACAGTATTCCAGAATGTATAGAATTTTGAAAATAATCAATGTGTCAGCCAGCTCTCTAAACAACTCCTTAATACACTGGGGTGAAGGTCATCAGTTCCTGAGGATTTATTAACCGTCAGCCCCATTCTTGTTGGTAATACcaatttccttcaactcctcattctttcccacatttttcagctgttgcTACATAAAGTTAGGAATAAAATAGCTTGTCCTCCAGTTGGCTCCCCCAACATGCTGCTCTAGATAACCATTCCTAAAATAGAGTCCATACATTGTTCTTCTGATCTGAAATCCTCCCTTACTAATGTACTGATCCCACCTGTTCTGTTCAGTGTGTCTCCAATGCCTTTTCCCTTATCTGTGCTTGTTAAACATCAAATGTTCTTGAATATTCAATTCCTACTCCTGGTCACCATGTACTTATTTATCTCTATTTGTGCCTTAAGATCACCTACCTGCCTTCAGAGTGTACCCAACTTTGTCTTTTAACAAGACTTGTTTTATCCATCCAATTCCAGTGCCTGCTTGGTAACTAATCTCTCTATTCTGTTGCTGAGATAAATTCAAGGCTTGCGTAAAGTCGAGAACCTCTAGTTAGAGCCACTGTCGAATAACTTGTGGAAGTTCCAATAAGTCAGCTCCATGGGTGTTCCCATTCAGTCCAACGCCGCTGGGGGAATGGTCCACTGGCCGCGGCGGAGGACTACATCTCCCACAATGCCCAGTGCTCCATTATCACGTGATTCCTTTCGTTGCGTGGCTGCCTTCCGATTGGTGAAGCTTGCTACCACTGCTCGTTGACTGGTGGCGCTTGTTGTTCCGGGTGCTGATTGGTGGAGAGCGGTACCGGTCCTTGATTGGACACATTGTGATTTGCTACTTTGTGGCCGCGCTGCGATTGGTCGGAGCCGGTGACGTGGGCGATTGTATCCAGAGCGCGGGGTCAGTGACTCGGAGCCGAGTCTCCGGCCACGGgccacccccccatcccccccacccaGAGCCACAGCGGagatccccaccccccacctccaccccctcacccccagcGGATACCCTTCCCGGATAGGCCCCGGACCTAGAGCGGACACCCCCAGGACAGGCCCAAGAGCCAGAGCGGAGACAACTCCGGACCGAGCCCACAGTCCGTCTCGCCGCAGCCCGGCCCGGGGTCCCGGCTCCGGCCCGGCCCGGCCCCGGCCCCGCGGCGGCCATGGCTCACCAGCAGAGCAGCAGCTCCCAGAAGGCGCTGATGTTGGAGCTGAAGAGCCTCCAGGAGGAGCCGGTGGAGGGTTTCCGCATCACCCTGGTCGACGAGTCCGACCTCTACAACTGGGAAGTGGCGATCTTCGGGCCGCCCAACACTCACTACGAGGGCGGCTACTTCAAGGTGAGGCCGAGGCCTCGGGCTGGGCCGGGCCGGGCGGGAGGGAGGGAGGTTTGGGGGCTGTTGGGAGGGGCCTGTGTTTTTAGTgacagtttgggggggggggttggtgaaATGGTCCCTGGGGTTAAGGGGATAATTCTCCCCCAGATTTAtctggtgttgggctgggtggGGGTATTTGTTCTCTCTCCAGCCCGGTTTGGTGCAGGATGTAGGGGGTTGGGTTTGGTGCTGATTTCGTACAGACATTTGGAACTCTGGGCCGCGAGTGTGAGCCGCCATATGGCCTGGAGATCCCTGGATCTATGGGATCTATCACCTCCTCTTCTATAGCTGATTGAGATCTCCTTCGTGAGACACTGTGGTGGAATTTTATAACATGGAGAGGCcgttcagtccattgtgtctgttccagtcaaagctttgacaaagggtcagttagactcgaaacgttcagctcttttctctccctatagatgctgccagacctgctgagattttccagcatttcccctATTAACTAgttgttttgtctttgtttccaAGATTCTGCTTTTTGCAGCCTGTGATTGCTCTTTCTTCAGAATCTCCTGATATATGGTTTGTGCTGCTTCTGTTCCTGTTCATTACAGATTTCCATCTCTACATCACCAACTATTCTGGGTGGAATTCTGGAGTTCCCATCTGTCCCCCTTGAAAGACTCCTTTAAAGCTGACCTTATCTCTCCTgcaccctcctctttgaccaaATTTCTGATCACCTGCCTTAATATCATGGcttatgtcaaattttgtttcataatttgGATATGTTAAAGATGTTACAAGAATACAAGTTGCTTTGCTTGGTTTCCAGTGTCAAGCCCACAATCATGTGTGAATTTACTCATCGGTGTCGGCACATAAGGGGTAACTAAGTTTTTCTCAGGAAATTCGCAAGCTAACATATGGGTGGTGTTCTGTTTTAAATTGGTTTAAGAATGAATATTGGTTCCAGGACACTAGAAAGAACTTATTTGTTTTGCAGAAATGTACATAGGATTGTTTACAGCCAAAAGTGACAGATGAGTCTTTGAATGTTTCATTAGAAGAGCAGCCCttttggtggggggtgggatcGATATTGGAATTTGGTGTCCCTTGCTTGCCTAAATGCTGCTATTTGTTTCCTCTCCCAGGCACAATTGACATTTCCTATGGATTATCCATACTCTCCACCCACATTCCGCTTCCTCACTAAGATGTGGCATCCCAATATCTATGAGGTAAGCTTAGCCTCTTTTTTTTGGGTGGGGTGCAAAAGAGTAAGTTCATGGGGCTGAGCAGTGTTTGGACCCTCCACTGGGTGGGAGAGGTGTGGGGGGCAGTCGGTCAGAGTCAGGAGCTTTGAGATTGTCCTGTGGGAATGGGTGCTGAGgaaatctttctctctccctgcagAATGGGGACGTGTGTATTTCAATTCTGCATCCACCAGTTGATGACCCGCAGAGTGGAGAGCTCCCCTCTGAGAGATGGAATCCCACCCAAAATGTCAGGTACAAGCTCCAAAAATCAGTGCAATTGTTTTCACAGGAGTCTGCTATAAGTTATGTTTTGTGTTGCTGCTTGAATGTGCTGTGTCTCCCCTCCCCTGTCTTACCTCTAATCTCTGGTTTTTGCCTGTACTTAACATTCTCTTCCTGATTCACGACAGGACAATTCTCCTAAGTGTCATTTCACTGTTGAATGAACCAAACACGTTTTCTCCTGCTAATGTGGATGCTTCAGTGATGTTCAGGAAGTGGCGGGACAGTAAAGGAAAGGATCGAGAGTATGCAGAGATTATTAGGTGAGTCTAAGTCTGTCTAAAATCTGATCGATATGGGATATGATCGTGTGAGTTTCTGTGCTATGGCTAAGACTTGGTGCTGTAGCAGGCTGTTGTGGTTAATGTGATGACCTGGAGCTCTGCCTGGTGATATGTGGAGTTGCTAAAAAGGGTGAGATTGGCCAAAATGCTTCACTATTGCACTTGGACCAAATCAGAGTCAGAGTCTCGGCTACTTCAGCTGAGATGGCTATCATCACTGCTACAAACTGGTACAGTGAAGGATTGGAAGGAAATGGAGGTTGTGCTGGAGCTTGCGATGAGTTGTAGTCTGGCGGTAAGAAATTGGGACAAGGGCAGGAGCCAGAGCCAGGTGATTGAGTGTACTGTGGTATATCAGGATATGACTGACCATTGGTGTCTCCCAGGGACCTGCATTAGCTTTTTGTGGTTTTATAAATGGCTTGAATGAAGGAGGAGAGTTTATGGCCAAGTTTGCTAAAGACACAAAGGTAGATGCCATGATAAAATAATTCAGATGCAGCaggaagattttgttttgtttgatcaGGGCATGGAGTTGGAGTTGCTTGCAAAGATGGCAAGCCACAGCCTTGTAAATAAATGTCCGACACAGACGTTTCTCTCACAATTGACAAATCGATTAAATTGCTGTAGGTGTGGTGTcttgggtaaggatgacagatttccatccctaaagatCATGAGATGCtaacctcattccagccttggtccaaaTGTTAGCGTATTTTGAGAaaatgtgtagctcaggttgaggttctggatgtaggtttgctagctgagctggaaggtttgttgtcagacgtttcgtcaccatacatcttcagtgagccttcaaatgaagcactggtggtgtagcctgctctCTAtttatacagagtcatagagatgtacagcacggaaacagatccttcggtccaacccgtccatgccgaccagatatcccaacccaatctagtcccacctgccagcacccagcccatacccctccaaacccttcctattcatatacccatccaaatgcctcttaaatgttgcaattgtaccagcctccaccacatcatctggaagctcattccatacatataccaccctctgtgcgaataagttgccccttaggtctcttttatatctttcccctctcatcctaaacctatgccctctagttctggactccgcgaccccagggaaaagactttgtctatttatcctatccatgcccctcataattttgtaaacctctataaggtcacccctcagcctccgacgctcaggggaaaacagcctctccctgtggctcagagcctccaaccctggcaacatccttgtaaatcttttctgaaccctttcaagtttcacaacatctttccgataggaaggagaccagaattgcatgcaatattccaacagtggcctaaccaatgtcctgtacagccgcagcatgacctcccaacacctgtactcgatactctgaccaataaaggaaagcataccaaacaccttcttcactatcctatctacctgcgactccactttcaaggagctatgaacctgcactccaaggtctctttgttcagcaacactccctaggaccttaccattaagtgtataagtcctgctaagatttgctttcccaaaatgcagcacctcgcggttatctgaattaaactccatctgccacttctcagcccattggtccatctggtccagatcctgttgtgatctgaggtaaccctcttctctacacctccaattttggtgtcatctgcaaacttactaactgtacctcttacactcatccaaatcatttatgtaaatgacaaaaagtagaggacccagcaccgatccttgtggcactccactggtcacaggcctccagtctgacaaacaaccctctaccaccaccctctgtcttctacctttgagtcagttctgtatccaaatggctagttctccctgtattccatgagatctaaccttgctaatcagtctcccatggggaaccttgtcaatgccttcctgaagtccatatagatcatgtctggGACATCTTGACGGATACATTGAgatttgaaaagtatggtgctggaaaagcacagcagctcaggtagcatctgaggagcaattgagtggacatttcgagcataagctcttcatcaggaagggcttatgctcgaaatgtcgactctcctgctcctcagatgctgcctgacctgctgtgctttcccatcaccacacttttcaattctgatctccagcatctgcggtcctcacttctCCTAGATACCTTAATAGGTCGGGAATAGCGGGAAATAATCATGTAGAGGCAACgggtttttaatttagaaaggcattaTGGGTCATCACAGGCTGGGTGGGCTGAAAGATCTGTTCCTGTGATGtacagttctttgttctttatttaagTCACTGCATGGATCTTGAGATCTGCACATGGTGAATTCAGAAGAACAAAGGGGAATGGATTGGGGCTTGGGTTGGTATTAGTTAGCACTAATTGGCCCTGAAGCTATAAAGGGCTATGTAGTTTATAGACAGGCAGATTTTGGAATTGGAGATTGTAATGTGTGTGGGGTGGTCCAAAGGCAAAGGTTGGCACAGAGGGTCTAAGGGGTCATGGGCATGGAGGCATAGCTAGACATCATATAGTGTGTGTAGGTATGGAAGGGCTTGGAGAGTCTGTGAGAGTGCTTAAtattttcatctttctttttaaaatttggatatACTACTGGTGCCCTAAGGTCGACTTATTACTCAGTCCACTTCTGCACCTGGCATTCTCACCGCTACATTTGGGATAAAGGTTCCCCTGACTTCTCGTCTAGTCCATTACCAATCTCCAGCCTCACTCTCCCAGACTGGAAAATCCAGTGTCTGTGCACACAATAGAAATCCATCCTGATCCATTAATAATAATCCCTGTCTGCACCATGAGCAAGCCAGCAGAGTGATTTATACTGAGCTGCACCCCACAACTGAGATGGTCTAATCGCACAATGTTTGGatgattgctgatgaagggctcatgcccgaaaagtcaattgtcctgcccctcagatgctgtctgacttgctatatttttccagcaccacattcatgactctgacctccagcgtctgcagtcctcactttctcttagttgatgtcaaccttactgcgaagcctcttccaaggatgcccaccttgaagaagttgtcctcctctctcctccctcagtgagtctctctctcactgtacccCTCAGGTCCtcacctctgccctgaagctctccAGCCATGTCCTCAAGctgactcgctaccacagccacatctccttcctcagttaCTGCCTATGGAACCGACcaatcccacatggactccggacccCATTTAGACCTGAACAGGATAGCCAGTACACACTACGAATCCAAAACCTTCAGCAACGATTCTCTTTCCGGATCCTAGGCTTCACGCTGTCAGCCATGCACCGCCATCTACTCTCCCCAGagccacactctcccagaccatctaaacccttaacactatggcagtcccagtctgtgtttggaaagttaaaatccctgactataatcaccctattattcttacaggtaactgaaacCTCCTCACAAatgtatttctcaatttccctctgactatgaggGGGTCTATTATACAATCCCAAAAAGATGATCacctttctcagttccacccacttcacttccctggatgtatttccgggaatatcctccctcagcacagctgtaatgctatcccttatcaaaaatgccccctcctctcttgcctccctttctgtccttcctggagcatttgtatcctggaacattaagctgccagtcct harbors:
- the LOC122565509 gene encoding ubiquitin-conjugating enzyme E2 R2-like: MAHQQSSSSQKALMLELKSLQEEPVEGFRITLVDESDLYNWEVAIFGPPNTHYEGGYFKAQLTFPMDYPYSPPTFRFLTKMWHPNIYENGDVCISILHPPVDDPQSGELPSERWNPTQNVRTILLSVISLLNEPNTFSPANVDASVMFRKWRDSKGKDREYAEIIRKQVLATKAEADKDGVKVPTTLAEYCVKTKAPPHDNSSDLLYDDLYDDDMDDEDDGDADYYDDDDDSGNEES